ATCAGCGGTCAGGTCATTAAAGTGCGCGCAGCCGACACCGACACCGGCGCCGACTGGCACAAACCACTGGCGGGCAAAATCGCCTTGGTTACTGGGGCCTCCCGCGGAATAGGTGAAGCTATTGCCGACACCTTAGCCCGCGACGGCGCAACAGTGGTTGGCGTCGATGTTGCCCCCATGGAAGCAGAACTTGGCAAGGTTATGTCGCGCTTGAACGGTAAAGCCGTGATTGCAGATATCACCAGCGCTGACGCGCCAAGTATTATTGCCAAGGCACTTGGTGAGCTCGGCGGTGCCGACATTATTGTCCACAACGCGGGTGTTACCCGTGACAAAACCATTGCAAACATGAGCGAACAGCATTGGCAGATGACCTTAGACATCAATTTGGCTGCTGCTCAGCGCATTACTGCTGAACTACTTAAAACCAACACCATAAACGACGGCGGCAGCATAGTGGGTGTCTCATCGATGAATGGTATTGGTGGTCAGCGCGGTCAAACCAACTACGCAGCATCTAAAGCCGGTGTTATTGGCTACGTTGATTTTATGGCCCAGTCAAAAGAACTGGCAGCTAAAAACATCACGGTTAACGCAGTCGCTCCCGGTTTTATCGAAACCGCCATGACCGCAGCCATTCCCTTGTTTACCCGGATGTTTGGCCGTCGTCTTAATTCGCTATCACAGGGCGGCTTACCAGTAGACGTTGCTGAAACCATATCATTCTTCGGCAACCCCGCCTCGCGCGGTGTAAGTGGCAACACAGTAAGAGTCTGTGGCCAATCTTGGTTTGGCGCATAAACTAAGAGTAAGTTGCTAACTCTGGCTTGATAGATATGCCCCACCAGCACTGGTGGGGCATAAAAGCCGCAAGAAGAAATGTCGCCGCTATTTAAAGTGGCAGTGACGCAAAACACATGTGCCCAACTTTGTTTTTTCTTATACCTTATAAACTAGCAAAATCCACCGCAGGTAGGCATTCAAAACCCGGCTGTGCAAAAAGGTAGCCCTGCATCAATTCGACGCCCGCGTTTTGCAACCAAACCATTTCTTGTTTTGTCTCCACGCCCTCAGCCAACGGGGTGATATTGAGGTCCTTAAATAAATTAATACAATTTCTAATAATATGCTGCCGCGTTATATCTCGATCGATATTGCGACTAAGCGCCATATCGAATTTCACAATATTTGTCTGAAAATCTGCCAGTAGCCCCAAGCCCGAATACCCAGCGCCGAAATCATCAATTGCGGTTACAAAACCAGATTCATTGTAGTAATCGACGATACCCTTAACAAAACTAGTATCATCGACCTTTTCAGCTTCCGTGAATTCAAACATGATTCTATTGCTTGGAAAACCATACTTCTCCGCCGCCTCTAAGGTCGTGCGGATACAGCGCTCAGGCTTATAAATAGCACGGGGGAGAAAGTTAATGCTAAGCATCGAATCAAGCTTTAGCTTTGATGCTAGGGCTATCGCTTTAACTCGGCAAAGTTGGTCGAACAAATAACGATTATCATCATTCACTTTAGAGATTATGGAATACGCAGATTCATTATTTATACCGCGAACCAGTGACTCGTAGCCGAATATCTGCTGCGACTTACAGTTAACAATTGGCTAAAATGCCATAGTAAAGTCGAAGTCAAGACTACCTTTATCTGCACATCTACTGCAGGAAAATCTGTCATAAACAATTGGCCCTTCATCCATATTAAAACCTTCCTCTCATTATGTGCATGATACCCTCGTCCTATCCATGCCCTCCTTTGCCAGAAGCCACCACAAAGGCACCAAACTGCAGAGTAAATTTAGGGAAGATCTCCGGATCGATCAATTTTACTGACCGAAACGCGGTCTTTTATCATCCAGAACTATGGATAAGCGCGTCAATACGTGGAATCCTCTATCTTTAAACTGCACACGACTATTTTTTTAAAACACTCGTAAATTCTGTACGCATATTGAATCAAGGAGGATTCACAATGCCTATAAATAGATCTATTTTCAGCTGCCCGGTCACATCATCAGTACGAACCCTAGTCACACAAGTGGTATTGGCAGTACTTATGGGGTCTCTCATAACTCCCGCTCTCGCGGACTCCACATCTAAACCCGCCCTGATACTGGCCAAGCCCTATCACTCCGACATTAACGTGGCGGACTACTGGATAAGTGAAAAATTAGATGGCGTTCGCGCCTATTGGGATGGCGAAGCGCTTATCTCTAGGCAGGGAAATAGGTATCACGCACCTAGCTGGTTTATTGCAGAGTTTCCCAACACGCCTCTAGATGGCGAGTTGTGGATGGGGCGAGGACGATTTGACGAGCTGTCCGGCGCGGTGCGCAAACAAACGCCGCTCAAGGCCCAGTGGCAGGAGATCCGCTTTATGGCCTTTGACCTACCCGCCGCTGAAGGGAGCTTCGATGCGAGACTTCTTCAACTAAAACAGCTTATCGAGCAAAATAACTCGCCCTATCTAGAACTGGTAGAGCAGCAGAAATTATCCACCGGAAAAGCCTTACTAGCCCATTTAGACGGGGTGATTGCGCAGGGAGGTGAGGGGCTTATGCTGCATTTAGCAAGTGCACCCTACCGAGCCAAGCGCAGCGATGACCTCTTGAAGCTAAAGCGCTATCAAGATGCCGAAGCCACCGTGATTGGCCACTTACCCGGCAAGGGCAAATATAAGGGTATGTTAGGTGCTCTGCTGCTAGAAACCGAGAGTGGCCTGAGATTTAAAATTGGCAGTGGCTTTTCTCAGGAGCAGCGCAAAGCACCGCCCCCGATTGGAAGCACCATAACTTATAAATATTTTGGTTTAAGCAGCAAGGGCACGCCACGTTTCGCAAGTTTTTTGAGAATTAGAAACGAAAATTAACGCTGCTGCGCGTCGCGATGATCAGCAATTGTCATTGAGCTGGGCCGCTTTTTTCTGCTGCCGATATTCTATAGGCGTCAGTTCAGTCCAGCGCTTAAACGCTCTATAGAAGGTACTGGGTTCTGAAAACCCGGTCAGATACACCACGTCGGCAATGCTCTCATCAGTGCGCGCCAACAGCCGCTTCGCTAGCACACAGCGATAATCTGCCAGCACCTGATTAAAGCTAGTTCCCGCCTCAGTCAGTCGCGCCCGCAAGACTCTCTCATTCATATCTAAGCGCGCGGCGATATTTTCCAAGCTTGGCTGTCCAAGCTCCAGCATCTCGGCGATAATTTGCCGGACATCGCCCACCACGTCCTGACGAGAAAGGCGCTCTAGCTGTTTGCTGGCTAATTTTTCATGGAGCTTGAGCAAATCTGGCTCTGCGTGAGTGGAGGGCGTTCCAAGAATCGACGTAGCAAACACCAGTGATGATTCTGGACGTTCGAAATGCACGGGACACCCGAATACTCTTTCGTATTCGGCCACATCGCCAACCACAGCGTGCGTCAAATTAACCGAATCAGCGACAAACGCGCCGTCGGTAACAGCCTGAAAATAACGGATCAAAAACCGCGCAAAGCACTCATTGCGATGCCGAAAACTCGGATCATCGCCACCCGCAAACTCCAGAACCATTTGCGATTGAAGATCGCCTATTCGCAATTCAAACTGCATGGCGTCGGTCACCAAGCGTTGATAGTTTTGCGAACGTTTTAAGCCCTCACCAAAATTTGGACTGCTCAAAAACAAATATTCCAGCACCTGACCGCGATATACCTGAACGGCATCGGCCAAATGCAGACCAATATTTTGATCGCCACTCACCTCTTCCAGCACTCGCCAAAATAGCAGCTGAGCGGTATGGGGAAAGCGCGCGGTGCGATCCTGTAATAAAGTCGGTGAAATTTTACATTCGCTGACAATGCGATCAACATCCAAGCCCATATTCTGCATGGCCGGATATACCAGTTGAATAAGGAAACTGGAATCGCTGAGGTCTGAAAAGTTTTTGGAATGTGATGCTGTCATTCAAGCCGGTTTCTTTTATGCAAAATATCAATACTGCCAAGTATTGACCGAACTGCCGTAAACGACACTGGGCCTGGGCAAATTCTTTACACCAGACTTTTCATTATACTATATGGTTCTTTGATGTTCGTTACAAACTACTGCGCCAAGCTCAGTATGGAGATAGAGTCGAATGACCGCAAGCAATGAGTTAAGGCTAAAAACTCTGCCTAGTACACCACCCATGTTACTAAAAGCAGCGATTACCAGGAAAAAGCCAAGTAACACGCCCACTTTCCCCAGCCAAGCATTAGAAGTGGCCAATGTACAAACCAATATCAAGCAGTTGGGCCGCTACAACGAGGCCTGTGGTTTTGGCGATGACCTCAGCACCCTGTCAGTAAGTTTTTTACATATTCAGGTGTTTCGCTTGCATATGAAAATGATGCTGAGCAAGGAATTCCCCCTATCACCCATGGGCTGCGTGCATTTAAGCAACACCATTATTCAACACCGCCGTATAAGCAGCAATGAAGTTCTGCGGCTACGCTGCAAAATTGCCGACAACAAAGTCACAGATAAGGGCTATGAGTTCACCTTTCACTGCGAGGCTTTCTGTGGAGAAGAGTTGGTGTGGGAAGACACCAGTCGCTATTTATCCCGAGCGAAAACCAATGTTGCCGGCGGCCCCAAAGCAGTTAGGGCTGAGCCACGCGCTTACGCGCAGTCGCTCCCTATGGATATCAGCCGCAGAGATGCCCGCAAATACTCGCGTGCCTCCGGTGACTTTAACCCCATTCACCTGCACGACCTCAGCGCGAAATTGCTGGGCTTTAAACGCATGGTCATCCACGGCATGTGGAGCAAAGCGGCCTGCCTAGCCGCCCTAAGCGGTGAAATTAAAGAGACGGCTTACCGCTGTCATGTCGATTTTAAAACACCCATATTTCTGCCCGTGAGCGTGCGCCTTGATTACGAGGCAAACGGAGCGAATCTGGACTTTGAATTACGCGACAAAAAAGGCGTAAAACCACATCTAGTCGGCCATATCCAGCCGCTCTAAGAAAACCGCACGTGGCTGGGCGAGGCCGTCGCCAGAGTTACCGCAGTAACTCTGGCGATAAATTTTCCACCATGGCGCGGATCCCCTCGCGCCAATCCTTCCGAGTCTCACCGATTAAGGCATGCATTTGGCTAGTATCAATCGAGAGGCTACCGAATGCCGTGGCTTTCTCATTAAAAATTGGTGTAAACCCGCTTAGCTCAGTCAAATAGGCACACCACTCTTCAATACTCACTGCCTGGGAACCGCCAAAGTTTGTGGTGGTGACGTCGGTAGTGGCCGCACCCAATAAGTAGGGGATTTTTTCAATATAGTCATCGGCATGTAATAAGTTATAACTATTGGGCCCCTCCGGGTGGATATCTATCGCTATCTTTTCTTTCATCATTAGCAGGTGATAATAAGGCCAGCCACCGTTATTGCCATAGGGCACACTGAGACGCGCAATCGTGGTTGGAATCTCGAACTGCTTAGCGGCAAAACGACATACCGTCTCGGCGGCAATTTTGGCAATGCTGTAAGTCGGGAACATAGAACGGTGGTTATCACCGAGAGGGTCGCTTTCTTTACGTGGAGACAAGCCCGCGTATTCATAGACCGCCGTTGAAGAGAAGTGTAAGAACGCTTTGGCACTTTTGCAGCGCGCCATCAAATTCCCCACGCCTTCACCATTCGCAGCCAAGTCGTAAGCGAAGTTACCAGATTTGACCACTGCTAAATTCAGCACATAGTCGAATTCATCCGGACAGGCCGCCAAGCTATTTCTGTCAGCAAGGTCGGCACGAATCACCTTTATACCGCGCTTTTCGAATGCTTCTTTCGCACTGTCTTTACTAAATCGCGCCAAGGCCGTGACGTTGGCAATTTTGCTAAGCGCGTCGACTATGGGCGCAGCTACCTGACCAGTCGGACCAGTGATAAGGATATTGGCATTATTGAGATCTACGGGCGTTACCGGCATCGCTCTACTCCTAATTCATTATAAGAGATCGCTGCAGGCTTATTGTTTTATCCTAGCCAGACAACACATATTCTGCGCGAGCAAAATTATCTCCGAGTCACAGGAGTGTATCTAAGCTTTTAAGGGGTTTCGCCATCCAAACGGATGGCGAAAAAAGGAGGGAATACTAGAGGAAGCTTTCCAATTCGCGCAGCCAATCCTGCAATTTCTTCATGTTTTCTGGCCCAAGACGCCACATCCACTTACTGAGCGGATCGGCATTTTCCAGCACCGGATCAACATATTCGTATAGTACTTTTGGCCGTTTCAGAGCAGCGTCGGCTGGAATAGCCTCTACCATTAGCAAATGCTCGATCATGGTCCGCAGCTGATTATCAAACGATTGGGGGTTACCCAATTCATTGTAAGTACCCTCCAAAAACGGTGACCATTTCTTGTAGTAAATCGCCACGTTCTTTGGCTCAACGGTCGTCACAGTATTGACCAGGCCGCTCCAACGCCCGTAATTTCCCGGGTCATTCAGGTAGCCGCGCTCGGTTTTAACCGCCAAGAACGGTTCCTTGTCGTAGACCATAGGCAAATGCTTGGTCGGAAAACGGTAGGTAGCCAACTGATCAACCACTGCCACCCATTTACGCACCTGTTCTTTAGGCTGTAACAATGTGGCCAAAGGCTCAGACAAGCTCGCCGCAGCCGCACGCATTTGCTCGTCGCTACCGTTAATGGCAACTGGGGGTGCCGGCGCCTTAGCCGCTTTTTCGCTATAGTCGTCTTCAGACTCTACCGCCAAGGTTTCTTTGACTGTCTTTTCTGGCTTCGCGTCATCGACAGCCTCAACAACTGTGTCGTAATACTCACTGTTAGTAGACCGATCTAGGACATACCAAACAAACCCGGCAATCCCGACTATGACTACTACCGCAGACAAGGCTTTCCAATTCATTACAAAATCCTGTTTTGATTATGATGCAAGGGTATTCTCTGCTGTCATCCCTGGCAGGCAAGGCATTAACCCTAACGCCGGCAGCAACTACATGCAAATAATGACTTCATGTTATAACTGCCGCTTAGAATCATCAATACAGACGGCCACAAGGACCATATAACAGGGCAAATAAAATTGAAAAACGCCACAGAAAGTGGCGTTCAGAGGGCGCATTTACCAAATCACAGTAAAATCACATCCCTATAGATCGAAATCGTCAAGTAAGCCCAGCTCATCCATCAAGCGTTTCCGCTCTAGGCGCTCTTCGATTTTTCGACGAATACTGCTATCGCCTCCGGCCTTAGGTCCCCGCACGTCAAAATCAACGGATGCGTCGTCCTCTAGGGTGTCGTCAATATCATCATCGGCTAGGTCATTTGCCATTGCTTGCCCACTCCAGTACTGCGTAGATACAGAATGAACCCCTCGGCTATCCGCGGTTGTTCAGGGCACTATTTATGATGATATGAGATTTCTGTCAATACAAATTTATACCTAGAGGGTAAATATGTGATGGCTTCGATCGATTTAGCATACTGAGCAAGCACCGCCAAACAAGCTGAGCGAGGTGCGCCTGCCATCAGCTAGCTAAAGTCTGTTCAAACCATTTAGGGCGGCAGTTCGATATGCCTCCGCCATGGTCGGGTAATTAAAGGTCGTTGTCACAAAATAGCGCAGCGTATTGCCGCCATTTTTCTGTTTCATAATCGCTTGGCCGATATGAATAATTTCCGCCGCTTCGGCACCAAAGCAATGAATCCCTAATATTTCCAACGACTCGGGATGAAACAGTAATTTGAGCATGCCGACGGTCTCGCCACTGATCTGACCTCGGGCGGTGTCTTTGAAAAACGCGCGCCCCACCTCGTAAGGAATCTTGGCCTCGGTCAGCTCGCGCTCAGTCTGCCCCACCGAACTAATTTCCGGCAGGGTATAAATACCGGTAGGCACATCATCGACAAAACGACAGCTATCCTTACCTCTTGCGGAAGCGGCGGCTGATCGCCCTTGGTCGTAAGCGGCACTGGCTAAGCTCGGCCAACCGATGACATCACCGGCGCCAAAGATGCCGGGCACAGAAGTCTGATAATGTTCATCCACAATTAATTGACCGCGATGATCGGTTTCTAGGCCAATGTTCTCTAAACCCAATTGGTGGGTATTGCCGCTTCGTCCATTGCACCACAGCAGCGCATCGGCATGGATACGTTTGCCCGATTCAAGCAAGACCTCCACACCTTTATCGCTGGCCTCAACGGATTGATACACCTCGCGATGGCGAATCATGACGCCCATATTGCGAAGCTGATAGCTGAGGGCGTCAGAAATTTCGTCGTCCAAAAACTCCAGCAGACGCTCACGACTATTAATCAGCTCAATCTTGATGCCGATGCCAGAAAAAATCGACGCGTACTCACAGCCAATAACCCCGGCACCGTAAACAATAATTTTGTTCGGGGTATTCGTCATTTTTAAAATGGTATCGCTGTCATACACCCGCGGATGAGCAAAATCGATATTTGCTGGCCGATACGGTCGCGAACCCGTCGCAATCACCACACTAGCCGCAGTTAGGGTTTCAACTTGACCCTCGTCAGAAACAACTTCGATGGTATTTTTATCAATAAAATGTCCACGCCCAAAAATAAGGCGTATCTGATTGCGATAATAAAAACGACTGCGCATATCAACCTGCCGCGTAATCACTTCATTGGCGTGGCTAAGTAGGCGGGGATAACTCAGCGTGCGGGCATCACCAATATCGCGAAATGCCGGCGTATTATTGTAGCGAATCGCCTGACGCACCATGTGTCGCAGTGCCTTAGATGGAATGGTGCCCTGATGAGTACAAGCTCCGCCAACTGAATTTTGGGCTTCGATCACAGCGACTCGGTGACCGTGTTTCATCGCGTTCAGCGCCGCACTTTCTCCGGCGGGACCACTGCCTAATACTAAAACGTCGTAATCAAATTTCGTCACAGACTTTGTCCTCTACAGCAAATAAACCAATAACACAGCCACCATACGCGCATCACATCTCGGCGTGTTGATTCTGGTAATACTTTGTTTTCACTATTAAGATCACAATTTTAAACGCGACCATAACGCATTTACAGAAATTAATAGCTCATACTTTAGTCGGAGTGTTCAATGCCTAGTGCAGCCGCTAAGCACGTTCGAGAATATTTTGGGGTCCGCACTCTACTTGCGACACATGCCGATATGCGCCGCCTAAAACGCGAGACCAAGGCCACCCACCTACACGGCAATAAGCTCTGGGGAAGCGCCTATCTACTGATCGACTACCTGCAAGAAAACCCACTGCCCGCTGCCAGCAAGGTGCTTGATTTAGGCTGTGGCTGGGGATTAGCCAGCATATATTGCGCCAAGTATCTTGGCAGCGCGGTCACCGCACTCGATGCCGACCCCGCCGTATTCCCGTACTTATCGCTGCTAGCCCAGCACAACGATGTTGATATAAACACCCAATGCGCACATTTCAATCAGCTAGACGCCCACACCCTTGCTCAGTACGACACTATTATTGCCAGCGATATCTGCTTTTGGGACGACATGAGCGAACAGGTATTCGATTTAATTCAACGCGCTGTTGATGCCGGGGTTAAGAAAATCATTATTGCCGATCCTCATCGGCCACCGTTTTTAGCGGTAGCGGAGGCCTGCATTGACGATTTTTTTGCTGAGCTCATGCCTCGTGAAGCCTTGGCAAGGCGCCATCACCGCGGCAGCATATTGTTGATCGAGAACGCCTAAGAAATCTTAATAAGTCAGAAAAAATCACCGCGCGCTGTCTTTAAACTGCAACACCGTCGTCACAATACTGAAAACACATCCGCGTATTGTTTTAGTTGTGAGGATAAAACTATGCGCTTAATACAGTCGATTAATCAGTTCGATGTGCGAATGTTTCTGGCTTGCGTTAATACTCGCCACCAGCAGCACTTATCTCGTGTAGCCCGCAGTGTATCAAAAACTGGCGACGGCTACGCCCAACTCGGCCTCCCCCTTTGCGCTTACGCCATAGGTGTCAACCAAGGCCTAGCCTATTTTAGCGCGGTGATTATTAGTTTTGCCGCCTGGCTACCCGCCTACTGGGTGCTTAAAAACACCTGCCGTAGAAAACGCCCCCCAGCGGCCATCCCGGCATTCAGCGCGGCGATTATTGCCTCAGACGAATTTAGCTTTCCCTCAGGCCACACCGCCGCCGCATTTCTGCTGGCGACCATGACTGTACTGTTCTTTGGTGCGGCCGGGATACCACTGTTTATATGGGCCACCGCCGTCGGGGCGTCACGGGTTATTCTCGGGGTGCATTTCCCCACCGACACCCTCGCCGGCGCCAGCCTAGGCATGGGCATAGCATACTTAGGACATTCTATTGTCACGGCGATCTAGGTCTATCCCGCGATCCACTCGGGGGCAAGCGCCATCCACACCACTCTTTATATTTATGACCTTAGCCAGCGCGCTCCCAACACCAGAGACCGATTATGAAACTGCTTTACGGCGTACAGGGAACCGGTAACGGCCATATCTCCCGCGCCCGCATGATGGCCAAGCACTTTACGGAAAAAAATGTCGACGTCCGCTTTTTATTTTCAGGACGCGCATCCGAACAGTATTTTGATATGGACATTTTTGGTGACTACCAGCTCCGCGACGGGCTCACATTCGCCACTGACAAAGGTAGTATCAGCGCGCTAAAAACCTTGGCTCAGCTTAAACCACTGACCTTTATTCGCGATGTTCGCAATCTTGATCTGAGTAGCTATGACGCCGTGATAACCGACTTTGAACCGGTCACGGCCTGGGCCGCTAGGCTACAAAAAAAGCCTATTATAGGCGTCGGCCACCAGTATGCATTTGACTACCCAGAGGTCCCACAAAGTGGCGTGGACTTGCGCAACCGACTAATTATGCGGTTCTTTGCACCAGTGCAATATCGACTGGGCTTACACTGGAGTCACTTCAACGCCAACATCGCACCACCTATCATCAATCCCGACGAGATTCGCCAGCCCTGCACCACACCCCCACATATTGTGGTGTATCTCCCCTTTGAGGATCAGCGGCAGGTTAGTGAAGTACTAGCAAAATTCCCGAAACAGAAATTTATTCAGTACGCGCCTCAGCTAGAACGTGAGGAATGCGGAAATATCAGCCGCCGGCCCACCAGCTTGCACGATTTTAAACACCAGCTCTGTCATGCCAAGGGCGTTATATGCAATGCCGGCTTTGAGTTAATCAGCGAATGCTTGCACATGGGGATTCCCGCCTTAGCCAAGCCGGTTGCCGGCCAAGCAGAGCAATTAGGAAACGCCGCCGCCTTGAAACAGCTCGGGCTCGCCAGCGTAATGCACGATTTTTCGGCAATCGATATTGAGAACTGGCTCGCCAATACCCCCTCACAGCGGCCCGCCCACTACCCCGATGTTGCGGCGGCAATCTGCGACTGGCTGCTAAGTGGCGAGTGGCATGACAGCAGTGGTTTAGTGTCCTCACTCTGGGAACAAAGCGGTCGACCTAGTCATACGATTGCGGCAACGGGCTGACATTATTAATGAAATATAGCGATCGAGACCACCCTCAGAATCTTTCGGTCAGTATGGAAAGCGCGCTGCACGGACCCGAGCTACCCGATTTTACTGATGTTATGGACGAATGCCGCGGTCGGCTGCGCAACCGCTTGTCTGAACTGATCTCTATGGAGCAGCTTTGCCGTCAGGCCGGTGACTTAATTTCTACCCGTACCGAAGCGCTCATTGACGTTAAGGACTTCACCCTGCCCTTGGTGTCACTTACCATTGGCAACCCTCATACCGCAAAACATTGCCTACTGCTGACCGCCGGTATTCACGGCGTGGAACGCATCGGCACCCAGGTTTTACTAGCGTGGTTAGAAACGGTTATTGAGCGTTGTCGCTGGGACGCCCTTTGGCGCGCGCAGTTTAATACCGATATTGCCATCGTGGCGGTACCTATCGTCAATCCCGGCGGCATGCTTCAGGACTCACGCTGCAATCCCAACGGGGTTGACTTGAATCGTCACGCCCCTATCGACGCTGAAGACAAGGTACCTTTTTTGATTGGCGGTCAGCGCATTTCAAAAGCGATTCCCTGGTATCGAGGTAAACGTGGCGCAGAAGCTGAAGTTGAATTTGTCGCCCTGCAAAATATAATCAATCGTTACTGCCAGATAGATCGTCCGAGTATGCTTATCGATTTTCACTCCGGCTTCGGCTTTCAAGATCAGCTCTGGATTCCCTATGCCTATCGGCGCCAACCCATTGACGACATTGCTAGCTACGTTGCACTTAAATTACTGTGGGAGCGCAATTTCCCCCATCACAATTACGTCTTTGGCCCGCAGGCGATGCACTACCTAAGCCACGGTGATATCTGGGATTACTTCCATCGCCAATGCCGCGCCGACGGTATCACCCTGCTGCCGCTGACCTTAGAAATGGGATCATGGCTGTGGGTTAAAAAACACCCCCAACAACTGTTTAGCTTTGCGGGATTATTCAACCCGACTGTGCCCCATCGCCAAGCCAGGGTCTTGCGAGGCCACCTACTACTGATTGACTTCCTACTCGCCGCAGCTCGGAATATCGAGTACTGGCAGCCCAGTGGCGAGCAGGAGCGTGAAATGCAGCAGATGGCACAGAGTCTTTGGTATCGGCAGTTATGACAGCCCTAGACACCGCACAAGGCCGTTACACGCCCGATATTAAACACTGGATATTTCTTCGTGGTCTAAGTCGCGAGCAAGCGCACTGGGGAGACTTTATACAGCGCTGCGAGGCCGAACTTGGCTGGTGCTGCCACGCCATTGACCTACCAGGATTCGGCAGCGAGCATCAGCGCCCCTCGCCGCTCACTATCGCTGATATTCGCCGCGACGTTCAACAGCGACTGCCACAGGACATCATCGCCAGCGGGCAAGCCTTTGGCGTGGTGGCGCTTTCTTTAGGTGCTATGGTTGCGCTAGATTGGTTAGCGGCGGCGCCCAAAGACATTGCCAAGGCCATTTTTATCAGTAGCAGCAGCGCAGATTGCGGACTACTTAAACGCATAAAACCCAGCGCCATTCCCACCACCGCCCGCGCACTCTTAGCCACTTCACACCCTAGCCAAGAACGCG
This portion of the Zhongshania sp. R06B22 genome encodes:
- a CDS encoding 3-oxoacyl-ACP reductase is translated as MSDRIEKLINSAAGKKLLSAMGVTVATDLQRYKATQASYFSGAVLLGAGEDAKLLANIQENLSDSDAQVFYSPEAAAQVGGSADSNATSDRYQALVFDGSGFVDATELVAAYRFFNASIRKLKSSGRIVIIGRPHLQCANPEAAAAQRALEGLSRSLAKEVGAKGATAQLITVADGAEANIDSSLRFVLSPKSAYISGQVIKVRAADTDTGADWHKPLAGKIALVTGASRGIGEAIADTLARDGATVVGVDVAPMEAELGKVMSRLNGKAVIADITSADAPSIIAKALGELGGADIIVHNAGVTRDKTIANMSEQHWQMTLDINLAAAQRITAELLKTNTINDGGSIVGVSSMNGIGGQRGQTNYAASKAGVIGYVDFMAQSKELAAKNITVNAVAPGFIETAMTAAIPLFTRMFGRRLNSLSQGGLPVDVAETISFFGNPASRGVSGNTVRVCGQSWFGA
- a CDS encoding EAL domain-containing protein: MVNCKSQQIFGYESLVRGINNESAYSIISKVNDDNRYLFDQLCRVKAIALASKLKLDSMLSINFLPRAIYKPERCIRTTLEAAEKYGFPSNRIMFEFTEAEKVDDTSFVKGIVDYYNESGFVTAIDDFGAGYSGLGLLADFQTNIVKFDMALSRNIDRDITRQHIIRNCINLFKDLNITPLAEGVETKQEMVWLQNAGVELMQGYLFAQPGFECLPAVDFASL
- a CDS encoding DNA ligase encodes the protein MPINRSIFSCPVTSSVRTLVTQVVLAVLMGSLITPALADSTSKPALILAKPYHSDINVADYWISEKLDGVRAYWDGEALISRQGNRYHAPSWFIAEFPNTPLDGELWMGRGRFDELSGAVRKQTPLKAQWQEIRFMAFDLPAAEGSFDARLLQLKQLIEQNNSPYLELVEQQKLSTGKALLAHLDGVIAQGGEGLMLHLASAPYRAKRSDDLLKLKRYQDAEATVIGHLPGKGKYKGMLGALLLETESGLRFKIGSGFSQEQRKAPPPIGSTITYKYFGLSSKGTPRFASFLRIRNEN
- a CDS encoding AraC family transcriptional regulator; translation: MTASHSKNFSDLSDSSFLIQLVYPAMQNMGLDVDRIVSECKISPTLLQDRTARFPHTAQLLFWRVLEEVSGDQNIGLHLADAVQVYRGQVLEYLFLSSPNFGEGLKRSQNYQRLVTDAMQFELRIGDLQSQMVLEFAGGDDPSFRHRNECFARFLIRYFQAVTDGAFVADSVNLTHAVVGDVAEYERVFGCPVHFERPESSLVFATSILGTPSTHAEPDLLKLHEKLASKQLERLSRQDVVGDVRQIIAEMLELGQPSLENIAARLDMNERVLRARLTEAGTSFNQVLADYRCVLAKRLLARTDESIADVVYLTGFSEPSTFYRAFKRWTELTPIEYRQQKKAAQLNDNC
- a CDS encoding MaoC family dehydratase, whose protein sequence is MTASNELRLKTLPSTPPMLLKAAITRKKPSNTPTFPSQALEVANVQTNIKQLGRYNEACGFGDDLSTLSVSFLHIQVFRLHMKMMLSKEFPLSPMGCVHLSNTIIQHRRISSNEVLRLRCKIADNKVTDKGYEFTFHCEAFCGEELVWEDTSRYLSRAKTNVAGGPKAVRAEPRAYAQSLPMDISRRDARKYSRASGDFNPIHLHDLSAKLLGFKRMVIHGMWSKAACLAALSGEIKETAYRCHVDFKTPIFLPVSVRLDYEANGANLDFELRDKKGVKPHLVGHIQPL
- a CDS encoding NAD-dependent epimerase/dehydratase family protein codes for the protein MPVTPVDLNNANILITGPTGQVAAPIVDALSKIANVTALARFSKDSAKEAFEKRGIKVIRADLADRNSLAACPDEFDYVLNLAVVKSGNFAYDLAANGEGVGNLMARCKSAKAFLHFSSTAVYEYAGLSPRKESDPLGDNHRSMFPTYSIAKIAAETVCRFAAKQFEIPTTIARLSVPYGNNGGWPYYHLLMMKEKIAIDIHPEGPNSYNLLHADDYIEKIPYLLGAATTDVTTTNFGGSQAVSIEEWCAYLTELSGFTPIFNEKATAFGSLSIDTSQMHALIGETRKDWREGIRAMVENLSPELLR
- a CDS encoding DUF3014 domain-containing protein, with protein sequence MNWKALSAVVVIVGIAGFVWYVLDRSTNSEYYDTVVEAVDDAKPEKTVKETLAVESEDDYSEKAAKAPAPPVAINGSDEQMRAAAASLSEPLATLLQPKEQVRKWVAVVDQLATYRFPTKHLPMVYDKEPFLAVKTERGYLNDPGNYGRWSGLVNTVTTVEPKNVAIYYKKWSPFLEGTYNELGNPQSFDNQLRTMIEHLLMVEAIPADAALKRPKVLYEYVDPVLENADPLSKWMWRLGPENMKKLQDWLRELESFL
- a CDS encoding PA3496 family putative envelope integrity protein — encoded protein: MANDLADDDIDDTLEDDASVDFDVRGPKAGGDSSIRRKIEERLERKRLMDELGLLDDFDL